In Vitis vinifera cultivar Pinot Noir 40024 chromosome 17, ASM3070453v1, one genomic interval encodes:
- the LOC100242377 gene encoding putative disease resistance protein RGA3 isoform X1 codes for MGHRVKSIRERLDKIAADKSKFNLTEGIANTRVVQRERQRETHSFVRASDVIGRDDDKENIVGLLRQSSDTENVSVIPIVGIGGLGKTTLAKLVYNDERVVGHFSIKMWVSVSDEFDVKKLVKEILKEIKGDENYSDFSLQQLQSPLRNALDGEKFLLVLDDVWNTDREKWLELKDLLMDGASGSKILVTTRKKAVASIMGTFPMQELRGLSLEDCLSLFVKCAFKDGEDEQHPNLLKIGEQIIEKCAGVPLAVRSLGSLLHLKRDERDWVSIKESEIWKLEQDENRIMAALKLSYYDLPHHFRQCFALCSIFPKDFEFDNRLLISIWMAQGLIQSSGQNAKMEDIGENYINELLSRSLFQDVKQNVPGVIYAFKMHDLVHDLAIFFAQPEYVTLNFHSKDISKRVQHVAFSDNDWPKEEFEALRFLEKLNNVRTIDFQMDNVAPRSNSFVMACVLRFKCMRVLDLTESSFEVLPDSIDSLKHLRFLNLSKNERIKKLPNSICKLYHLQTLMLGECSELEEFPRGIGSMISLRMLIITMKQKDLSRKEKRLRCLNSLQYLQFVDCLNLEFLFKGMKSLIALRILSISNCPSLVSLSHSIKLLIALEVLAIRDCEKIEFMDGEVERQEEDIQSFGSLKLLRFINLPKFEALPKWLLHGPTSNTLYHLQIWNCPNFKGFPNDGLQKLTSLKKLEIKDCPELIGRCKLETGEDWQKMAHIPEIYLDGQKIASSTNN; via the coding sequence ATGGGCCATAGAGTGAAGAGTATAAGAGAGAGATTAGACAAAATTGCAGCTGATAAGTCTAAATTTAATCTCACCGAGGGAATTGCAAACACCCGCGTAGTACAGAGGGAGAGGCAGAGGGAGACCCACTCCTTCGTCCGAGCATCCGATGTCATCGGAAGAGACGAcgataaagaaaatattgttggGCTTTTGAGGCAATCCAGTGATACAGAGAATGTTTCTGTTATTCCCATAGTTGGGATTGGGGGGCTAGGCAAGACAACTCTGGCTAAACTTGTGTATAACGATGAGAGGGTAGTGGGCCATTTCTCAATTAAAATGTGGGTTTCTGTGTCAGATGAGTTTGATGTTAAAAAACTGGTAAAGGAAATCCTTAAGGAGATCAAAGGTGATGAAAATTACAGTGACTTTTCCTTGCAGCAGCTGCAGAGTCCTCTTAGAAATGCATTAGATGGTGAAAAGTTCTTGCTGGTTTTGGATGATGTGTGGAATACAGATCGTGAGAAGTGGCTTGAGCTAAAGGACTTGCTCATGGACGGGGCCAGTGGAAGCAAAATTCTTGTAACTACACGCAAGAAAGCAGTTGCTTCAATCATGGGCACTTTTCCCATGCAAGAACTAAGAGGCCTTTCCCTTGAGGATTGTTTGTCTTTATTTGTGAAATGTGCATTTAAGGACGGAGAAGATGAACAACATCCAAACCTTTTAAAAATTGGGGAACAGATTATTGAGAAATGTGCAGGGGTTCCTCTTGCTGTGAGAAGTTTAGGGAGTTTACTGCATTTGAAAAGGGATGAACGGGATTGGGTATCCATTAAAGAGAGcgaaatttggaaattagaacAAGATGAAAATAGGATTATGGCTGCATTAAAGCTGAGCTATTATGATTTGCCTCATCACTTCAGACAATGTTTTGCCCTTTGTTCGATATTTCCCAAAGATTTTGAATTTGATAATCGTCTTCTGATCTCAATTTGGATGGCGCAAGGCCTCATTCAATCATCGGGACAAAATGCCAAAATGGAGGATATTGGTGAGAACTATATTAATGAACTATTGTCGAGATCTTTGTTTCAAGATGTTAAGCAAAACGTACCAGGAGTAATATATGCCTTTAAAATGCATGATCTTGTACATGATCTTGCGATATTTTTTGCACAACCTGAGTATGTAACACTAAATTTTCACAGTAAAGACATTTCTAAAAGGGTTCAACATGTTGCATTTTCTGACAATGATTGGCCAAAAGAAGAGTTTGAAGCTTTAAGATTCTTGGAGAAGCTAAACAATGTCCGTACCATTGATTTTCAAATGGACAATGTTGCTCCTAGAAGCAACTCATTTGTTATGGCATGTGTCTTGAGATTCAAATGTATGCGGGTATTGGATTTAACTGAATCCAGCTTTGAAGTGTTGCCTGATTCAATTGATAGTCTGAAGCATCTAAGATTCTTGAACCTATCTAAGAATGAGAGAATCAAGAAACTCCCTAATTCCATTTGCAAGTTGTACCATTTGCAAACTTTGATGCTAGGTGAATGTTCAGAACTTGAAGAATTCCCAAGAGGCATAGGGAGTATGATTAGTTTGAGGATGTTGATAATAACAATGAAACAAAAGGATTTATcgagaaaggaaaaaaggttAAGATGCTTGAATTCTCTTCAATATTTACAATTTGTTGATTGTCtcaatttggaatttttgtttAAAGGAATGAAAAGCCTTATTGCACTTCGAATATTAAGTATTAGCAATTGCCCAAGTTTGGTTTCTTTGTCACATAGTATAAAACTCCTAATTGCATTAGAGGTTCTGGCAATTAGAGATTgtgaaaaaattgaattcatGGATGGAGAAGTAGAAAGGCAAGAAGAAGACATTCAAAgctttggaagcctaaaacttTTGAGGTTTATAAATTTGCCAAAGTTTGAGGCTTTACCCAAGTGGCTTCTTCATGGACCAACTTCGAACACTCTATACCATTTGCAAATTTGGAACTGCCCGAACTTTAAAGGATTTCCAAATGATGGCCTGCAAAAGCTCACATCCCTTAAAAAATTGGAGATTAAAGATTGTCCTGAATTGATTGGAAGATGCAAACTTGAAACAGGGGAGGATTGGCAAAAAATGGCTCATATACCTGAAATATATCTTGATGGACaaaaaattgcatcatcaaCCAATAATTAG
- the LOC100247513 gene encoding putative disease resistance protein RGA3 yields the protein MAESFAFAIADRVLGKLGSALIQEVGLAWGVKTELEELNDTLSTIRAVLLDAEEKQATSHQLRDWLGKLKDGFYDAEDIVDEFEYEALRQKVVASGSFKTKVCSFFSSPKSLAFNLKMGHRVKKIRGRLDKIAADKSKFNLIEAVANTPVVLSKREMTHSFVRASDVIGRDDDKENIVGLLMQPSDTENVSVIPIVGIGGLGKTTLAGLVYNDERVVGQFSTKMWVCVSDEFDIEKLVKKILKEIRKGDESYSDSSMVQLQSHLRNALDGEKFLLVLDDVWNADREKWLKLKDLLVDGANGSKILVTTRKKSTASIMGTFPMQEIKGLCHDDCLSLFVKCSFRDGEDEYPNLLKIGDQIVEKCAGVPLAVRSLGSLLYSKRDEWDWVSIRDSEIWELEQNEDGIMAALRLSYYDLPYHLKQCFALCSVFAKDFEFSNVELISTWMAEGLIHSSGQNAKMEDIGERYINELLSRSFFQDVEQRIPGVLYTFKMHDLVHDLAMFFAQPECLTLNFHKKDIPKRVQHAAFSDTEWPKEESEALRFLEKLNNVHTIYFQMENVAPRSESFVKACILRFKCIRRLDLQDSNFEALPNSIGSLKHLRYLNLSGNKRIKKLPNSICKLYHLQFLTLFGCSELEELPRGIWSMISLRTVSITMKQRDLFGKEKGLRSLNSLQHLQIVDCLNLEFLSKGMESLIQLRILVISDCPSLVSLSHNIKFLTALEVLVIDNCQKLESMDGEAEGQEDIQSFGSLQILFFGDLPQLEALPRWLLHGPTSNTLHQLHISNCPSLRALPESGLQKLVYLQKLEIEDCPELIGRCKTETGEDWQKIAHIPKIYLDGEKIASLTNN from the coding sequence ATGGCTGAATCCTTTGCTTTTGCCATAGCTGACAGAGTTTTGGGGAAGTTGGGCTCTGCCCTCATCCAAGAAGTTGGCCTTGCTTGGGGTGTTAAAACCGAGCTGGAAGAGCTCAACGATACTCTATCCACCATCCGAGCGGTGCTCTTAGATGCAGAGGAGAAGCAAGCCACCAGCCATCAGCTGAGAGATTGGCTGGGAAAGCTCAAAGATGGCTTTTATGATGCTGAAGATATTGTCGATGAATTTGAATATGAGGCCTTACGCCAGAAAGTGGTGGCTAGTGGGAGCTTTAAAACCAAGGTATGCAGTTTCTTTTCAAGTCCAAAGTCACTTGCATTCAATCTTAAGATGGGTCATagggtgaagaagataagagGGAGATTAGATAAAATTGCAGCTGATAAGTCAAAATTTAATCTCATCGAGGCTGTTGCAAACACGCCTGTTGTGCTAAGCAAGAGGGAGATGACCCACTCCTTTGTCCGAGCTTCCGATGTTATCGGGAGAGACgatgataaagaaaatattgttggGCTTTTGATGCAACCTAGCGATACTGAGAATGTTTCTGTAATTCCCATAGTCGGGATTGGGGGGCTAGGCAAGACAACTCTGGCTGGACTTGTGTATAATGATGAGAGAGTAGTGGGGCAATTCTCCACTAAAATGTGGGTTTGTGTGTCAGATGAGTTTGATATTGAAAAGCTGGTAAAGAAAATCCTTAAGGAGATCAGGAAAGGTGATGAAAGTTACAGTGACTCCTCCATGGTGCAGTTGCAGAGTCATCTTAGAAATGCATTAGATGGTGAAAAATTCTTGCTGGTTTTGGATGATGTGTGGAATGCGGATCGTGAGAAGTGGCTTAAGCTGAAAGACTTGCTCGTGGACGGTGCCAATGGAAGCAAAATTCTTGTAACTACACGCAAGAAGTCAACTGCTTCAATCATGGGCACTTTTCCCATGCAAGAAATAAAGGGTCTTTGTCATGACGATTGTTTGTCTTTATTTGTGAAATGCTCATTTAGGGACGGAGAAGATGAGTATCCAAACCTTTTAAAAATTGGGGATCAGATTGTTGAGAAATGTGCAGGGGTTCCCCTTGCTGTGAGAAGTTTAGGGAGTTTACTGTATTCGAAAAGGGATGAATGGGATTGGGTATCCATTAGAGATAGCGAAATATGGGAATTAGAACAAAATGAAGATGGTATTATGGCTGCATTAAGACTGAGCTATTATGATTTGCCTTATCACTTGAAGCAATGCTTTGCTCTTTGTTCAGTATTTGCCAAAGATTTTGAATTTAGTAATGTTGAATTGATCTCAACTTGGATGGCAGAAGGCCTCATTCATTCATCGGGACAAAATGCCAAAATGGAGGATATTGGTGAGAGATATATTAATGAGCTATTATCGAGATCTTTCTTTCAAGATGTTGAGCAACGGATACCAGGAGTATTATATACATTCAAAATGCATGATCTTGTACATGATCTTGCGATGTTTTTTGCACAACCTGAGTGTTTAACACTAAATTTTCACAAGAAAGATATTCCTAAAAGGGTTCAACACGCCGCATTTTCTGATACCGAGTGGCCCAAAGAAGAGTCTGAAGCTTTAAGATTCTTGGAGAAGCTGAATAATGTTCATAccatttattttcaaatggaaAATGTGGCCCCTAGAAGCGAATCATTTGTTAAGGCATGCATCTTGAGATTCAAATGTATACGGAGATTGGATTTACAAGACTCTAACTTTGAAGCATTGCCTAATTCTATTGGTAGTCTGAAGCATCTAAGATACTTGAACCTAAGTGGGAATAAGAGAATCAAGAAACTCCCTAATTCCATTTGCAAGCTATACCATTTGCAATTTTTGACACTCTTTGGTTGTTCAGAACTTGAAGAATTACCAAGAGGCATATGGAGTATGATCAGTTTGAGGACGGTATCTATAACAATGAAACAAAGGGATTTATTTGGAAAGGAAAAAGGGTTGAGAAGCTTGAATTCTCTTCAACATTTACAAATTGTTGATTGTCtcaatttggaatttttgtCTAAAGGAATGGAAAGCCTTATTCAACTTCGAATATTAGTCATTAGCGATTGTCCAAGTTTGGTTTCTTTGTcacataatataaaattcttGACTGCATTAGAGGTGTTGGTAATTGACAATTGTCAAAAACTTGAATCCATGGATGGGGAAGCAGAAGGGCAAGAAGACATTCAAAGCTTTGGGAGCCTACAAATTTTGTTCTTTGGTGATTTACCACAATTGGAGGCTTTACCGAGGTGGCTTCTTCATGGGCCAACTTCTAACACTTTACATCAATTACATATTTCAAATTGCCCAAGCTTGAGAGCATTGCCAGAAAGTGGGTTGCAAAAGCTCGTATACCTTCAAAAACTTGAGATTGAAGATTGTCCTGAATTGATTGGAAGATGCAAAACTGAAACGGGGGAAGATTGGCAAAAAATCGCTCATATACCTAAAATATATCTTGATGGAGAAAAGATTGCATCGTTAACCAATAATTAG
- the LOC132252556 gene encoding disease resistance protein RGA2-like produces the protein MTESFAFAIAEGVLGKLGSALIQEVGLAWGVKTELEELKDTLSTIHALLLDAEEKQATNRQISDWLGKLKLVLYDAEDVLDEFDYEALRQQVVASGSSITSKGIANTRVMQRETHSFVRASDVIGRDDDKENIVGLLRQSSDTENVSVIPIVGIGGLGKTTLAKLVYNDERVVGHFSIKIWVSVSDEFDVKKLVREILKEIKGDENYSDFLQQLQSPLRNALDGEKFLLVLDDVWNTDREKWLELKDLLMDGANGSKILVTTRKKAVASIMGTFPMQELRGLSLEDCLSLYVKCAFKDGEDEQHPNLLKIGDQIIEKCAGVPLAVRSLGSLLYLKRDERDCVSVGTSFVLSGQGRGLFLALADCTTELCQSGASQPKWVRTRMASPGFELGSKQGLNFDTVALLVPSVPPDWHSSVVAKVDQLLLSMAPPGSVSFRFNS, from the exons ATGACTGAATCGTTTGCTTTTGCCATAGCTGAGGGAGTTTTGGGGAAGTTGGGCTCGGCCCTCATCCAAGAAGTGGGCCTTGCCTGGGGTGTTAAAACCGAGCTGGAAGAGCTCAAGGATACTTTATCCACCATCCACGCCCTGCTCTTGGACGCTGAGGAGAAGCAAGCAACCAATCGTCAGATTAGCGATTGGCTTGGAAAGCTCAAACTCGTCCTTTATGATGCAGAGGATGTGCTCGATGAATTTGACTATGAAGCTTTGCGGCAGCAGGTGGTGGCCAGCGGATCAAGCATTACGTCAAAG GGAATTGCAAACACCCGTGTAATGCAGAGGGAGACCCACTCCTTCGTCCGAGCATCCGATGTCATCGGAAGAGACGAcgataaagaaaatattgttggGCTTTTGAGGCAATCCAGTGATACAGAGAATGTTTCTGTTATTCCCATAGTTGGGATTGGGGGGCTAGGCAAGACAACTCTGGCTAAACTTGTGTATAACGATGAGAGGGTAGTGGGCCATTTCTCAATTAAAATTTGGGTTTCTGTGTCAGATGAGTTTGATGTTAAAAAGCTGGTAAGGGAAATCCTTAAGGAGATCAAAGGTGATGAAAATTACAGTGACTTCTTGCAGCAGCTGCAGAGTCCTCTTAGAAATGCATTAGATGGTGAAAAGTTCTTGCTGGTTTTGGATGATGTGTGGAATACAGATCGTGAGAAGTGGCTTGAGCTGAAGGACTTGCTCATGGACGGGGCCAATGGAAGCAAAATTCTTGTAACTACACGCAAGAAAGCAGTTGCTTCAATCATGGGCACTTTTCCCATGCAAGAACTAAGAGGCCTTTCCCTTGAGGATTGTTTGTCTTTATATGTGAAATGTGCATTTAAGGACGGAGAAGATGAACAACATCCAAACCTTTTAAAAATTGGGGACCAGATTATTGAGAAATGTGCAGGGGTTCCTCTTGCTGTGAGAAGTTTAGGGAGTTTACTGTATTTGAAAAGGGATGAACGGGATTGTGTAtctgttgggacgtcatttgttttatCCGGGCAAGGTCGCGGGTTATTTTTGGCTCTGGCTGACTGTACCACCGAACTGTGTCAGTCAGGGGCATCACAGCCGAAATGGGTCAGGACCAGAATGGCCTCTCCAGGATTCGAACTCGGGAGCAAGCAAGGCTTAAACTTTGATAccgttgccctcctggtaccatctgtgCCCCCTGACTGGCACAGTTCGGTG GTTGCCAAAGTTGACCAGCTCCTCTTATCCATGGCTCCGCCTGGATCAGTCTCCTTTAGATTCAACTCATGA
- the LOC100242377 gene encoding disease resistance protein RPP13 isoform X2 has protein sequence MAESFAFAIAEGVLGKLGSALIQEVGLAWGVKTELEELKDTLSTIHALLLDAEEKQATNRQISDWLGKLKLVLYDAEDVLDEFDYEALRQQVVASGSSITSKVV, from the exons ATGGCTGAATCGTTTGCTTTTGCCATAGCTGAGGGAGTTTTGGGGAAGTTGGGATCTGCCCTCATCCAAGAAGTGGGCCTTGCTTGGGGTGTTAAAACCGAGCTGGAAGAGCTCAAGGATACTTTATCCACCATCCACGCCCTGCTCTTGGACGCTGAGGAGAAGCAAGCAACCAATCGTCAGATTAGCGATTGGCTTGGAAAGCTCAAACTCGTCCTTTATGATGCAGAGGATGTGCTCGATGAATTTGACTATGAAGCTTTGCGGCAGCAGGTGGTGGCCAGCGGATCAAGCATTACGTCAAAG gtGGTGTAG